A single genomic interval of Picosynechococcus sp. PCC 7003 harbors:
- the rimO gene encoding 30S ribosomal protein S12 methylthiotransferase RimO, producing the protein MTTKPTIAISHLGCEKNRIDSEHMIGLLVNAGYEVDANEELADYVIVNTCSFIEDARAESVRTLVELAEANKKIVISGCMAQHFQEQLLEELPEAVALVGTGDYHKIVDVIQRTEQGEIVKEVSQEITYIADETVPRYRTTNEAVAYLRVAEGCDYRCAFCIIPHLRGDQRSRPIESIVAEAKQLAEQGVQEIILISQITTNYGKDIYGKPKLAELLRALGDVDVPWIRIHYAYPTGLTPEVIAAMRDTPNVIPYLDLPLQHSHPDILRAMNRPWQGRVNDRIIEDLKEALPDAILRTTFIVGFPGETEEHFQHLVDFVKRHEFDHVGVFTFSAEEGTPAIDLPNQLPQSVKDSRRDALMEIQQPIAARRNELCVGQTVDVLIEQENPATGELIGRSPRFAPDVDGLVYVTGEASLGSIVPVQITAADIYDLYGTIVEA; encoded by the coding sequence ATGACCACAAAACCGACAATCGCCATTTCCCATCTTGGTTGCGAAAAAAACCGCATCGATTCCGAACATATGATTGGGCTATTGGTAAATGCTGGTTATGAAGTCGATGCAAACGAGGAACTGGCCGATTACGTCATCGTCAACACCTGTAGCTTTATCGAGGATGCCCGTGCCGAATCTGTGCGCACCCTAGTCGAACTCGCTGAAGCTAATAAAAAAATTGTCATTTCCGGTTGTATGGCGCAGCACTTCCAGGAGCAACTCTTAGAAGAACTCCCTGAAGCCGTCGCCCTTGTAGGCACTGGAGATTACCACAAGATTGTTGACGTGATCCAACGCACTGAGCAGGGCGAGATCGTCAAAGAAGTTTCCCAAGAAATCACTTACATCGCCGACGAAACTGTGCCCCGGTACCGCACCACCAACGAAGCGGTCGCTTATCTCCGGGTGGCTGAAGGTTGTGATTACCGCTGTGCCTTTTGCATCATCCCCCACCTTAGAGGGGATCAGCGATCGCGCCCCATTGAATCCATCGTTGCTGAAGCTAAACAACTGGCAGAACAGGGTGTCCAGGAAATTATTCTAATTTCTCAGATCACCACCAACTACGGCAAAGATATCTACGGCAAACCCAAACTGGCTGAACTTCTCAGAGCCTTGGGGGACGTCGATGTACCTTGGATCCGTATCCATTACGCTTATCCGACGGGGTTAACCCCTGAGGTAATCGCGGCGATGCGTGATACCCCCAACGTTATTCCCTATCTGGATCTCCCGCTACAACATTCTCATCCAGATATTCTTCGGGCGATGAATCGTCCTTGGCAAGGTCGCGTCAATGATCGCATCATTGAAGACCTGAAAGAGGCGTTACCCGATGCAATTTTGCGCACCACCTTTATCGTGGGTTTCCCCGGCGAGACGGAAGAACACTTCCAGCACCTCGTGGATTTTGTGAAACGTCACGAGTTTGATCATGTGGGTGTGTTTACTTTCTCCGCTGAGGAAGGAACCCCTGCCATTGATTTACCGAACCAACTACCGCAATCTGTCAAAGATAGCCGTCGGGATGCTCTGATGGAAATTCAACAGCCGATTGCTGCCCGCCGCAATGAACTTTGTGTCGGACAAACGGTGGATGTGCTGATCGAACAGGAAAACCCAGCGACTGGTGAATTAATCGGGCGATCGCCCCGGTTTGCCCCAGACGTTGACGGACTCGTATATGT
- the hisG gene encoding ATP phosphoribosyltransferase: MLTIAIPKGGLLPEAIALLQQIGLDFSAFLDKKNRQLQITDPSGTARAMLVRTHDVPVYVEYGQAQLGFAGYDVLREKKPDVANLLDLGFGGCRLSVAVPKASPYKNPRQLPPNCRVASKFVNCAKDYFRDLDLPIEVIPLHGSVELGPITGMSEAIVDLVSTGNTLRENNLEEVEVLFHSTVRLIAHPTSYRANRHNMLDWVQKLEQLL; this comes from the coding sequence ATGCTTACCATTGCCATTCCCAAAGGTGGACTCCTCCCAGAGGCGATCGCCCTCCTCCAACAAATCGGGTTAGACTTTAGCGCCTTCCTCGATAAAAAAAATCGCCAACTGCAAATTACCGATCCCAGTGGCACCGCCCGGGCCATGCTGGTGCGCACCCACGATGTTCCCGTCTATGTCGAATATGGCCAGGCCCAACTGGGCTTTGCGGGTTACGATGTCCTCCGGGAGAAAAAACCTGATGTCGCAAATCTGTTAGACTTAGGATTCGGTGGTTGTCGCCTATCCGTTGCCGTCCCCAAGGCCAGCCCCTACAAAAATCCCCGGCAACTTCCCCCCAACTGCCGTGTGGCCTCTAAATTTGTCAACTGCGCCAAAGACTATTTCCGCGATCTCGATCTCCCCATCGAAGTCATCCCCCTCCATGGCTCCGTCGAACTTGGCCCGATCACTGGAATGTCCGAGGCGATCGTTGACCTCGTCTCCACCGGGAATACCCTCAGGGAAAATAACCTCGAAGAAGTTGAAGTCCTCTTCCATAGCACCGTCCGACTCATTGCCCACCCCACCAGCTACCGTGCCAATCGTCACAACATGCTCGATTGGGTACAAAAACTGGAGCAACTCCTCTAA
- a CDS encoding ATP phosphoribosyltransferase regulatory subunit, whose translation MIHQPPAGARDLLPLEVAQKAWINDNLQRVFQQWGYQRIVTSTLEWLETLTAGGAVDRTKVIQLQTAESQALGLRPELTASIARAAVTRMAENTFPQRLCYRANVFRHPPRGSHGKQMEFYQAGVELLFAAGIVADAEILLLLADSLDALGLEDWQLILGEAALGRSLLEPFPETVRETVRHCVANLDRVGLQTLPLDAELKAYALDIFDLRGEPETVLARVSQFDLGPEAQEIVANLKALFALLTGSTRRQLPIILDLTLIQTFDYYTGIVFEVVNFANHQSYILGQGGRYDQLLGLYHPQRENHPGIGFCLNIEELHTCLLASPQLPKQLAGSAWLVIATEPKAQQQVFHYAQTLRQGDEMVRVEVELGGRSPAEIYAYARSSHITHLAWIDPSGEPKLETL comes from the coding sequence ATGATTCATCAACCCCCCGCAGGTGCCAGGGATTTATTACCCCTCGAAGTTGCTCAAAAGGCTTGGATTAATGACAATCTCCAACGGGTTTTTCAACAGTGGGGCTATCAGCGAATCGTCACCTCTACTTTGGAATGGTTGGAGACGCTCACGGCTGGCGGGGCGGTGGATCGCACAAAGGTCATTCAACTACAAACGGCAGAAAGTCAAGCTTTGGGTTTGCGCCCAGAGTTAACGGCCTCGATCGCCAGGGCGGCTGTCACCAGAATGGCCGAAAATACTTTTCCCCAACGGCTTTGTTATCGGGCCAATGTGTTTCGCCATCCCCCCCGGGGCAGCCACGGTAAACAAATGGAGTTTTACCAAGCGGGAGTAGAGTTACTCTTTGCGGCGGGGATCGTCGCCGATGCAGAAATTTTATTGCTCCTGGCGGATTCCCTAGATGCTCTGGGCCTAGAAGATTGGCAGTTAATTTTAGGGGAGGCGGCCCTGGGGCGATCGCTTTTAGAGCCGTTCCCAGAGACTGTACGGGAAACAGTCCGTCATTGTGTGGCCAATTTAGACCGGGTGGGTTTACAAACGCTGCCCCTGGACGCGGAACTGAAGGCCTATGCCCTGGATATTTTTGATCTGCGGGGCGAGCCAGAAACCGTATTGGCGCGGGTGAGTCAGTTTGACCTAGGGCCAGAGGCGCAGGAAATCGTTGCTAATCTTAAGGCCCTCTTTGCGTTATTAACTGGGAGTACCCGCAGACAATTGCCAATAATCTTGGATTTGACCTTAATTCAGACCTTTGATTACTACACAGGCATTGTGTTTGAAGTGGTTAATTTTGCCAATCATCAGTCTTATATCTTGGGTCAAGGTGGCCGCTATGATCAGCTGCTGGGTCTGTACCATCCCCAACGGGAAAATCATCCAGGCATTGGCTTTTGCTTAAATATTGAAGAATTACACACCTGCCTGTTGGCGAGCCCCCAATTGCCAAAACAACTCGCTGGCAGTGCCTGGCTAGTGATTGCGACGGAACCCAAGGCCCAACAACAGGTATTTCACTATGCCCAAACCCTGCGCCAAGGGGATGAAATGGTGCGCGTCGAGGTAGAACTGGGAGGGCGATCGCCGGCCGAAATTTATGCCTATGCCCGCAGTAGCCACATCACCCACCTCGCCTGGATTGACCCCAGTGGCGAACCCAAACTCGAAACCCTCTAA
- a CDS encoding J domain-containing protein, translated as MSLAINQGLFARKIVDHFAVLGLPIDANPKVVRKAYLQIAQRLHPDTCPLAQAMDKRLASEFLSKLVNPAYEKLSKPASWSEYQVILVQLSQQLSNETDNLALTTAEAQELLNTPGNIAALYREKVAALAQGNYQSMTAVPQAIATLSELNLVYLQYLGKVKKVETKETMPQYPGETMATPGATASPPPPKNTSTSSLDAALWRGEEHLKKKNYAKAVLEFRDALQLDPNCIKAHALMGLSYLSQNQLAMAKVHIKKAYLSKPTDPLVRQAKQALEKVMGSALETQPGAKKRSSDKQGGLFGGLFGGKKK; from the coding sequence ATGTCGCTTGCCATTAACCAAGGATTATTTGCTCGGAAAATTGTCGATCATTTTGCGGTACTCGGCTTGCCCATTGATGCGAACCCAAAAGTCGTGCGCAAAGCCTATTTACAAATTGCCCAACGGCTTCATCCAGATACCTGCCCCCTAGCCCAGGCCATGGATAAACGCTTGGCCAGTGAATTTTTATCAAAGCTCGTCAATCCGGCCTACGAGAAATTGTCTAAACCAGCTTCCTGGTCGGAATACCAAGTGATCCTTGTGCAGTTGAGCCAACAACTGAGTAATGAAACAGATAATCTGGCTCTCACCACAGCCGAAGCCCAGGAACTCCTCAATACCCCCGGTAATATTGCGGCGCTCTATCGTGAGAAGGTGGCTGCTTTAGCCCAGGGAAATTACCAATCGATGACCGCAGTTCCCCAGGCGATCGCCACCTTAAGTGAACTGAACCTCGTCTATCTCCAATACCTCGGCAAGGTTAAAAAAGTCGAGACCAAAGAGACCATGCCCCAATATCCAGGGGAAACCATGGCCACCCCAGGTGCTACCGCCAGTCCGCCGCCGCCGAAAAATACCAGTACATCTTCCCTAGACGCAGCCCTCTGGCGGGGTGAAGAACACCTAAAAAAGAAAAATTACGCCAAGGCCGTGTTGGAATTTCGGGACGCCCTCCAACTCGATCCCAACTGCATCAAGGCTCACGCCCTCATGGGACTGTCCTATCTCAGCCAAAACCAACTGGCAATGGCCAAGGTTCATATCAAAAAAGCCTATCTCTCAAAACCAACCGATCCCCTGGTGCGCCAAGCCAAGCAAGCCCTAGAAAAAGTAATGGGCAGTGCTCTAGAGACCCAACCAGGGGCCAAGAAAAGGAGCTCCGATAAGCAAGGGGGTTTATTTGGCGGTTTGTTTGGCGGGAAAAAGAAGTAG
- a CDS encoding inositol monophosphatase family protein, which produces MALPSLSERQTYLDIATEAALTAGAILRKYYGNLQQIREKATPGDLITEADTTSEAAIIALLQRHLPDFPIHAEETGQLATNQPSPYLWMIDPLDGTVNYAHGYPMFSVSIALLYAGEPLVGVVYNPYRDELFRAAQGLGATLNRQPIQVSKTDQLQNSLLTTGFAYDRRQTKDNNYREFCYLTHQTQGVRRGGSAALDLADVACGRLDGYWERGIQPWDMAAGICILREAGGIVTSYDQTPLDMGSGRLLATNGKIHTPLSAALQEAQGWFQSYYAADSYKP; this is translated from the coding sequence ATGGCTCTTCCCTCCCTATCTGAACGCCAAACCTACCTCGACATTGCCACAGAGGCCGCCCTCACTGCCGGCGCAATCCTCAGGAAATACTACGGCAATCTCCAACAGATTCGGGAAAAAGCAACCCCTGGCGATCTGATCACAGAAGCAGATACCACCTCCGAAGCGGCCATCATCGCACTGCTCCAAAGACACCTACCGGATTTTCCCATCCACGCCGAAGAAACTGGCCAGTTAGCCACAAATCAACCTAGCCCTTATCTCTGGATGATTGATCCCCTCGATGGCACGGTGAACTATGCCCATGGCTATCCGATGTTTTCGGTCTCCATTGCCCTGCTATATGCCGGCGAGCCTTTAGTGGGTGTCGTCTACAATCCCTATCGCGATGAACTCTTTCGCGCCGCCCAAGGATTAGGGGCCACCTTAAATCGCCAACCAATCCAAGTTTCAAAAACAGATCAGCTGCAAAACAGTCTCCTGACCACTGGTTTTGCCTACGATCGCCGCCAAACCAAAGACAATAATTATCGTGAATTTTGTTACCTCACCCACCAAACCCAGGGGGTCAGACGGGGTGGATCGGCGGCCCTTGATCTCGCCGATGTGGCCTGTGGTCGTTTAGATGGTTACTGGGAGCGGGGAATTCAACCCTGGGACATGGCGGCGGGAATCTGTATCTTGCGGGAAGCAGGCGGCATCGTCACCAGCTACGATCAAACCCCCCTCGACATGGGCAGTGGCCGACTCTTGGCGACGAATGGAAAAATTCACACCCCATTAAGTGCCGCGCTCCAGGAGGCCCAAGGATGGTTTCAGAGCTATTACGCTGCGGATTCATATAAACCATAA
- a CDS encoding 2Fe-2S iron-sulfur cluster binding domain-containing protein — MAKTHKITINYRQINETQTFTVPEDEFILRSIEKQGFQIPFSCRNGACTTCAVRVLSGDLEQKYAMGLSPDLQRQGYALMCVSHAKSDLVVETQDEDEVYELQFGRNFGKGKIRFGLPLDED; from the coding sequence ATGGCTAAAACTCACAAAATCACGATTAATTACCGTCAAATTAACGAAACCCAGACTTTTACCGTCCCTGAGGACGAATTTATTTTGCGGAGCATCGAAAAACAAGGGTTCCAGATTCCCTTCTCCTGCCGCAATGGCGCCTGCACCACCTGTGCTGTGCGGGTCTTGTCGGGAGATCTCGAACAAAAATATGCCATGGGGCTTTCACCGGATCTGCAACGCCAGGGTTACGCGCTCATGTGTGTGAGTCATGCCAAAAGTGATTTGGTGGTAGAAACCCAGGATGAGGACGAGGTTTATGAACTCCAGTTTGGGCGCAACTTCGGTAAAGGTAAGATTCGTTTTGGTCTGCCCCTCGATGAAGACTAA
- a CDS encoding ABC-F family ATP-binding cassette domain-containing protein, translating into MSIITLQSIKKDFGIKEILRDASFSIDDGKKVGLIGVNGGGKSTLLKMIAGIEPIDGGQRLVRSGARIIYLPQQPEIDPGNTVLDQIFANCSEQMKWVKAYEDLSHKMAKASGDELTSLMGKLSSITEKMDALNAWEVETNAKIILSKLGIDDFETKVGDLSGGYRKRIALASALLSEPDLLLMDEPTNHLDADSVEWLEGYLTQFSGALLLITHDRYFLDKVTNRIIEIDRGDLYTYAGNYSYYLEKKALAEEAAASSQQKHKGVLRRELEWLKRGPKARSTKQKARIDRIADMQNTTFKEAQDKVEIDTPGRRIGKKVVVVENLCKSFGDRLIIKDFSYEFNPGDRLGIIGGNGAGKTTFLNLITQQLEPDHGTVEIGSTIHIGYFDQHSDDLLGEDKQNQRVIDYIKDVATYVQTADGTQITASQMLERFLFPPDQQYAPIHKLSGGEKRRLFLLKVLMGAPNLLILDEPTNDLDVQTLSILEDYLEDFNGCVIIVAHDRYFLDRTVNMIFALEGNGLLKQYPGNYSLYLDYKQAEAAQNPPETPPQKEAIAKPQTPSKPKAAPSRRLSNYQRRELERLENEIIPELEIQRETLQTELSNQVDYEQLQALSLKLEALNQDIEAKTERWLELAEMEH; encoded by the coding sequence ATGAGTATTATCACCCTGCAATCCATCAAGAAAGATTTTGGCATTAAGGAAATCCTGCGGGACGCCAGTTTTAGTATTGATGATGGGAAAAAGGTTGGTTTAATTGGGGTCAATGGGGGTGGCAAATCAACCCTTTTAAAAATGATTGCAGGGATTGAACCCATTGATGGCGGGCAACGGTTGGTTCGTTCTGGGGCAAGAATTATCTATCTACCGCAACAACCAGAAATCGATCCAGGAAATACTGTTTTAGATCAAATCTTTGCCAATTGTAGCGAACAGATGAAATGGGTTAAAGCCTACGAAGATTTATCCCATAAAATGGCAAAGGCTTCTGGTGATGAATTGACTAGCCTCATGGGCAAATTATCCAGTATTACCGAGAAAATGGATGCCCTCAATGCTTGGGAAGTGGAAACCAATGCCAAGATTATTTTAAGTAAATTAGGCATTGATGATTTTGAAACAAAAGTCGGTGATTTATCCGGTGGCTACCGCAAACGCATTGCCCTTGCTTCTGCCCTTCTCTCGGAACCCGATCTACTTTTAATGGATGAGCCGACGAACCATTTAGATGCCGATTCAGTGGAATGGTTGGAGGGCTATTTAACTCAATTTTCGGGGGCATTACTGTTAATTACCCACGATCGTTATTTCCTCGATAAAGTCACCAACCGAATTATTGAAATTGATCGGGGTGATCTGTATACCTATGCCGGAAATTATTCCTATTACCTAGAGAAAAAAGCACTGGCAGAAGAGGCAGCAGCTAGCAGCCAACAAAAACATAAAGGGGTTTTGCGGCGGGAATTAGAATGGCTCAAGCGGGGGCCAAAGGCGAGAAGTACTAAACAAAAAGCGCGCATTGATCGGATCGCCGATATGCAAAATACAACCTTCAAAGAAGCCCAAGATAAAGTTGAAATTGATACACCGGGGCGGCGCATTGGCAAAAAAGTTGTTGTCGTCGAAAATCTCTGTAAAAGCTTTGGCGATCGCCTAATTATTAAAGACTTTAGTTATGAATTTAATCCTGGCGATCGCCTGGGGATTATCGGTGGCAATGGGGCGGGTAAAACGACCTTTTTAAACCTGATTACTCAACAGTTAGAACCTGATCACGGCACCGTCGAAATTGGCAGCACGATCCACATTGGCTACTTTGATCAACATTCCGATGATCTATTGGGTGAAGACAAACAAAATCAACGGGTTATTGATTACATAAAAGATGTGGCGACCTACGTGCAAACCGCCGACGGCACCCAGATTACTGCTTCCCAAATGCTGGAGCGATTTTTGTTTCCTCCAGACCAACAATATGCCCCGATCCACAAACTTTCAGGGGGCGAAAAACGGCGTTTATTTTTACTAAAAGTGTTGATGGGGGCACCAAATTTGCTCATCCTTGATGAACCAACAAATGATTTAGATGTGCAAACCCTTTCTATCTTGGAAGATTATCTCGAAGATTTTAATGGTTGCGTGATTATTGTTGCCCACGACCGTTATTTCCTCGACCGCACCGTGAATATGATTTTCGCCCTCGAAGGCAATGGACTCCTGAAACAATACCCCGGTAATTATTCCCTTTATTTAGACTACAAACAGGCCGAAGCCGCCCAAAATCCACCAGAGACTCCTCCCCAAAAGGAGGCGATCGCCAAACCACAAACCCCTAGCAAACCTAAAGCTGCCCCATCCCGTCGCCTGTCAAACTACCAACGGCGGGAACTAGAACGCCTCGAAAATGAAATCATTCCTGAGCTAGAAATTCAGCGGGAAACATTGCAAACGGAACTCAGTAACCAAGTCGATTACGAACAATTACAAGCCCTTTCTTTAAAATTAGAAGCCCTCAACCAAGACATCGAAGCGAAAACAGAACGGTGGTTAGAACTGGCAGAAATGGAACACTAA
- a CDS encoding DUF29 domain-containing protein, which yields MTHAKSKTLYDQDFYQWIEQTISDLKLGNLQALDRENLIEEIEALGKREKREIESRLTTLFEHALKRKYVPLEECYRGWEVTIRRTQKEILKILRDSPSLKNHLQNIFLNCYQEALENMQFEYDASFPSQYPFPMEFEKLLTDSLAQNN from the coding sequence ATGACCCATGCAAAATCAAAAACCCTCTATGATCAAGACTTTTATCAATGGATTGAACAAACCATCTCTGATTTAAAATTAGGCAACCTACAAGCCCTTGATCGAGAGAATTTAATTGAGGAGATAGAGGCTTTGGGGAAGCGAGAAAAACGCGAGATAGAAAGCCGTTTAACCACTTTATTTGAACATGCCCTCAAACGAAAATATGTCCCTTTAGAAGAATGCTATCGAGGTTGGGAAGTCACCATTCGACGTACCCAAAAAGAAATCCTGAAAATCCTCCGAGATTCCCCTAGTTTAAAAAATCACCTCCAAAATATTTTTCTTAACTGCTATCAGGAAGCCCTTGAAAATATGCAGTTTGAGTATGACGCAAGCTTTCCATCTCAGTATCCTTTTCCAATGGAATTCGAGAAGCTTCTCACGGACTCATTAGCTCAGAATAATTAA
- the thrS gene encoding threonine--tRNA ligase, whose protein sequence is MDQVNGEQLEPMKLPKTSESDTLKRIRHTTSHVMAMAVQKLFPDAQVTIGPWTENGFYYDFDKPEPFTEADLKAIKKEMVKIVKKKLPIIREEISRAEAEKRIKEINEPYKLEILEGIHDPITLYYLGDQWWDLCAGPHVENTGDINPKAIALESVAGAYWRGDETKQQLQRIYGTAWETPEQLKEYQRRKEEALKRDHRKLGKELGLFLFSDQVGPGLPLWTPKGTLIRSTLENFLKAEQTKRGYQGVVTPHIARVDLFKVSGHWQNYREDMFPMMADGDAERAAEQGFVMKPMNCPFHIQIYKDQLRSYRELPIRLAEFGTVYRYEQSGELGGLTRVRGFTVDDSHLFVTPDQLEEEFFNVVDLILTVFKSLQLKNFKARLSFRDPNSDKYIGSDEVWEKAQNAIRKAVTKLDMDYFEAEGEAAFYGPKLDFIFQDVLEREWQLGTVQVDYNLPERFELEYVAEDGSRQRPIMIHRAPFGSLERLIGILIEEYAGDFPLWLAPEQVRILPVSDEFYDYAKAQADKLQAVGIRAVADASGERLGKLIRNAEKQKIPVMAIAGAKEVEANSLSIRTRASGELGAISMDEVISRLVEANTNHTNF, encoded by the coding sequence ATGGATCAGGTGAATGGTGAACAACTCGAACCGATGAAACTTCCCAAAACCAGTGAATCAGACACCCTCAAGCGGATTCGTCACACCACCTCCCACGTCATGGCGATGGCAGTGCAAAAGCTATTTCCCGACGCCCAGGTCACTATTGGTCCTTGGACAGAGAATGGGTTTTACTACGATTTCGACAAGCCAGAACCCTTCACCGAAGCGGATCTCAAGGCGATCAAAAAAGAGATGGTGAAAATCGTCAAGAAAAAATTACCCATCATCCGCGAAGAAATTTCCCGCGCCGAAGCCGAAAAACGGATTAAAGAAATCAACGAACCCTACAAACTCGAAATCCTCGAAGGGATTCACGACCCGATCACCCTCTACTACCTCGGCGATCAGTGGTGGGATCTGTGCGCTGGCCCCCACGTCGAAAATACCGGTGACATCAACCCCAAGGCGATCGCCCTCGAATCCGTTGCCGGAGCCTACTGGCGCGGCGATGAAACCAAACAACAGCTCCAACGCATTTATGGCACCGCTTGGGAAACCCCCGAACAACTCAAAGAATACCAACGCCGCAAAGAAGAAGCCCTCAAACGCGACCACCGCAAACTCGGTAAAGAACTGGGCTTGTTTCTGTTTTCCGATCAAGTCGGGCCTGGCTTACCCCTCTGGACTCCCAAAGGTACATTAATCCGTTCCACCCTCGAAAATTTCCTCAAGGCAGAACAAACCAAACGCGGTTACCAAGGTGTCGTGACTCCTCACATTGCCCGTGTGGATTTATTTAAAGTATCCGGTCACTGGCAAAACTACCGCGAGGATATGTTCCCGATGATGGCGGATGGCGACGCAGAACGGGCAGCAGAACAGGGTTTTGTGATGAAGCCGATGAACTGCCCCTTCCACATTCAGATTTATAAAGATCAACTGCGTTCCTATCGAGAATTGCCGATCCGTTTGGCAGAATTTGGCACGGTTTACCGTTATGAGCAATCCGGTGAATTGGGCGGATTAACGCGGGTGCGGGGCTTTACCGTGGACGATTCTCACCTGTTTGTCACCCCCGACCAACTCGAAGAAGAATTCTTTAACGTGGTGGATTTGATCCTGACCGTGTTCAAGAGTTTGCAACTGAAGAATTTCAAAGCCCGCCTCAGTTTCCGTGACCCCAACTCCGATAAATATATTGGTTCCGATGAGGTCTGGGAAAAGGCGCAAAACGCAATCCGTAAAGCCGTCACCAAGCTCGACATGGACTACTTTGAAGCGGAAGGGGAAGCGGCGTTCTACGGGCCGAAACTGGACTTTATTTTCCAAGATGTCCTCGAACGGGAATGGCAACTGGGCACGGTGCAGGTGGACTACAATCTCCCCGAACGGTTTGAACTGGAATATGTCGCTGAGGATGGTTCCCGCCAACGGCCGATCATGATCCACCGCGCGCCCTTCGGTTCCTTGGAGCGATTGATCGGCATTCTGATCGAAGAATATGCGGGTGATTTCCCCCTCTGGCTCGCTCCTGAACAGGTGCGTATTCTCCCCGTCAGTGATGAGTTTTACGACTACGCCAAAGCCCAAGCCGACAAACTACAAGCTGTGGGAATTCGGGCCGTGGCTGATGCCTCTGGGGAACGTCTCGGTAAATTAATCCGCAACGCCGAAAAACAAAAAATCCCCGTGATGGCGATCGCCGGCGCGAAGGAAGTGGAAGCCAACAGCTTGAGCATCCGTACCCGTGCTTCTGGGGAACTGGGGGCAATTTCGATGGATGAAGTGATTTCCCGTCTCGTCGAAGCCAACACCAACCACACCAATTTTTAA
- a CDS encoding crossover junction endodeoxyribonuclease RuvC, which translates to MKRWLGIDPGLAIIGWAVLEEQGQTLPHILDYGIIETAKDLSTPQRLLEIEQDYTEILGEFHPEAIAIEMPFFSRQIKAAGGVLQGLGILNLVSLRELNIEPIYLHQSSWKCHIGNAKADKREVATLVQSIFGMEAMPIDDSVDAIAIAYAAACGLRNDIR; encoded by the coding sequence ATGAAGCGTTGGCTTGGCATTGATCCTGGTTTAGCGATTATTGGCTGGGCTGTCCTCGAAGAACAAGGGCAAACGCTGCCGCACATTCTTGATTACGGCATTATCGAAACGGCCAAAGATTTATCGACGCCCCAACGACTGCTGGAGATTGAACAAGATTACACAGAAATTTTGGGGGAATTTCACCCAGAGGCGATCGCCATCGAAATGCCTTTTTTTAGTCGTCAGATCAAAGCTGCAGGAGGCGTATTGCAGGGCCTAGGCATTTTAAATCTCGTCAGCCTGCGAGAATTAAACATCGAACCCATTTATCTGCACCAATCCAGTTGGAAATGCCACATCGGTAACGCGAAGGCCGATAAGCGGGAAGTGGCAACTCTAGTACAGTCGATTTTTGGGATGGAGGCGATGCCTATCGATGACAGCGTCGATGCCATTGCGATCGCCTATGCCGCCGCCTGTGGCTTACGCAACGATATCCGGTAA
- a CDS encoding DNA-binding protein yields the protein MASITINLSNEQLSRLQELARSNQVSPEEFLGVSIEDLLTSPKKDFPQASSYVLKKNVELYRRLA from the coding sequence ATGGCTTCTATTACCATTAATCTCTCAAATGAACAGTTGAGCCGATTGCAAGAGTTGGCTCGGAGTAACCAAGTTTCTCCTGAAGAGTTTCTGGGCGTTAGCATAGAAGACTTGTTGACTAGCCCTAAAAAAGATTTTCCCCAAGCATCAAGCTATGTACTGAAGAAAAATGTTGAACTTTATCGCCGTCTAGCATGA